One genomic segment of Hordeum vulgare subsp. vulgare chromosome 2H, MorexV3_pseudomolecules_assembly, whole genome shotgun sequence includes these proteins:
- the LOC123428340 gene encoding WD repeat-containing protein 44-like, which translates to MPEAATLDPAPLSGDGYGEEEEEFHESLDRILSSSCSSTSASDDDADLLLHRRRHRGNGHHQHQQQGAADPAYDVWISEPTSVSERRRVLLNRLGLSASGSLQPPASPGRGSISISSPLSPPPRSRSPSPPPPASPSPDEAGPAEDSLPRSVGHGKPPLARTASIGGGGEQCRIRNLDDGTEFELGEVHEEVVREVGTGRQLTLEEFELCLGRSPIVHELMRRATTAGGASSSASDLPASSKPRRKSGGWLRGIRHLAGTVAYGGRRTSADVRDREKEKKEREARRLSSATDDSLDGSSSRSAGRVKVRQYGKTCKELTGMFMTQELAAHSGSLWCINFSLDGRYLASAGEDRVIHVWEVSEGERKGELLGENAVSRESGGGGSPFVAVAGNGSPDVAMLPLNGADKGFVEKKRRPRVQSSRKSVGSDHLVVPECVFGFRDKPFCSLLGHAADVLDLSWSKSQYLLSSSMDKTVRLWDITSSTCLKTFSHTDYVTCIQFNPVDDNFFISGSLDEKVRIWNVRDRKIEDWNDLHEMVTAACYSPGGQVAMVGSHKGSCHLFDTTEKKLQYKSQIDLRIRKKKSGQKKITGFQFAPGSSLEVLITSADSRIRVVNGDELVHKFKGFRNTSSQISASVAPNGKYVVCASEDSHVYVWRHDNSSHPSRSRSAVDVTNSYEHFHCRDVTVAITWPGAEARGSMGCRSSRHSDSDGAVNSVPETPIQNNEHGSNGTAHSHRYIESPVCEGGASTSTSNHPVEAASPSLADEQLPSAKSSPGHSSSDLCIGAMDVQRRSAWGLVIVTAGQGGEIRVFQNFGFPVQV; encoded by the exons ATGCCGGAGGCGGCGACGCTGGATCCGGCGCCGCTGAGTGGGGATGGatatggggaggaggaggaggagttccaCGAGTCGCTGGATCGgatcctctcctcctcctgctcctccaccTCCGCCTCCGACGACGACGCCGACCTCCTCCTGCACCGCCGACGCCACCGCGGGAACggtcaccaccagcaccaacagcaaggGGCGGCGGACCCCGCGTACGACGTCTGGATCTCCGAGCCCACCTCCGTCTCGGAGCGCCGCCGGGTGCTGCTCAACCGCCTCGGCCTCTCCGCCTCCGGCTCCCTCCAGCCGCCCGCCTCCCCCGGCCGCGgctccatctccatctcctccCCTCTCTCGCCGCCGCCCCGCTCCCGCTCgccctctccaccgccgcccgcctcgccttcACCGGACGAGGCGGGCCCCGCGGAGGACAGCCTTCCCAGATCCGTCGGGCACGGGAAGCCCCCGCTGGCGCGGACCGCGAGCATTGGCGGGGGCGGGGAGCAGTGCCGGATCCGGAACCTGGACGACGGCACGGAGTTCGAGCTCGGGGAGGTGCACGAGGAGGTGGTCCGCGAGGTCGGCACCGGCCGCCAGCTCACCCTCGAGGAGTTCGAGCTCTGCCTCGGCCGCTCCCCGATCGTCCACGAGCTCATGCGCCGCGCCACCACCGCAggcggcgcctcctcctccgcctccgacCTCCCCGCGTCGTCCAAGCCCCGCAGGAAGTCTGGCGGGTGGCTGCGCGGCATCAGGCACCTGGCCGGCACCGTCGCCTACGGAGGGCGCCGCACCAGCGCCGATGTGAGGGacagggagaaggagaagaaggagagggaggcgcgCCGCCTCAGCTCCGCCACCGACGACAGCCTCGACGGCAGCAGCTCGCGCAGTGCGGGCAGGGTCAAGGTGCGGCAGTATGGGAAGACCTGCAAGGAGCTCACCGGCATGTTCATGACACAGGAGTTGGCAGCGCACTCTGGCTCTTTGTGGTGCATCAACTTCAGCCTGGATGGACGGTACCTTGCCAGCGCCGGCGAGGACCGTGTGATCCATGTCTGGGAGGTGTCGGAGGGTGAGAGAAAGGGGGAGTTGCTTGGGGAAAATGCGGTTTCAAGAGAGAGCGGTGGCGGAGGCAGCCCGTTTGTTGCAGTTGCTGGAAATGGGTCGCCGGATGTGGCAATGCTGCCGCTCAACGGTGCAGACAAGGGCTTtgtggagaagaagaggaggccaAGGGTGCAGAGCAGCCGGAAGTCTGTCGGTTCAGATCATCTGGTTGTGCCTGAGTGCGTGTTTGGGTTCAGAGATAAGCCATTTTGCTCGCTCCTGGGGCACGCCGCTGATGTTCTTGATCTATCATGGTCCAAATCTCAG TACTTGCTTTCGTCCTCAATGGACAAAACTGTTAGGCTATGGGACATCACATCCAGTACCTGTTTGAAGACATTCTCACACACAGACTATG TGACTTGCATCCAATTCAATCCGGTAGACGATAACTTCTTCATTAGTGGGTCACTGGATGAGAAAGTTCGCATTTGGAATGTCCGTGATCGTAAGATTGAAGATTGGAATGATCTACATGAGATGGTTACCGCCGCATGTTATTCCCCCGGTGGACAG GTTGCAATGGTCGGATCTCACAAGGGAAGCTGCCATTTATTTGATACAACTG AAAAGAAGCTTCAGTACAAAAGTCAAATAGATCTAAGAATCAGGAAAAAGAAGTCTGGCCAGAAGAAGATTACTGGCTTCCAG TTTGCTCCAGGAAGCTCCTTGGAAGTCCTGATTACTTCTGCGGATTCAAGAATCCGTGTTGTTAATGGCGATGAGCTTGTTCACAAATTTAAAG GGTTCCGCAATACTAGTAGCCAAATCTCAGCTTCTGTAGCTCCAAATGGGAAATATGTAGTCTGTGCCAGTGAGGACTCTCATGTGTACGTCTGGAGACATGACAACAGTTCCCACCCGAGCAGAAGCAGGAGTGCAGTTGATGTAACCAACTCGTATGAACATTTCCACTGCCGTGATGTAACTGTGGCAATCACATGGCCCGGTGCCGAAGCGCGTGGATCAATGGGGTGTCGCAGCAGCAGACACAGTGATTCGGATGGTGCAGTGAACTCTGTCCCTGAAACTCCTATACAAAACAACGAGCATGGATCGAATGGAACTGCTCACAGTCACAGATACATTGAGAGCCCAGTTTGCGAAGGTGGTGCAAGCACAAGCACCAGCAATCATCCAGTCGAAGCAGCGTCCCCATCATTGGCCGACGAACAATTACCGTCTGCGAAGAGCAGTCCTGGTCACAGTTCATCCGATCTTTGCATCGGAGCCATGGATGTCCAGCGCCGGTCCGCGTGGGGTTTGGTGATTGTCACCGCGGGACAGGGAGGAGAAATCAGAGTGTTTCAGAATTTCGGTTTCCCAGTTCAAGTGTAA